In Blattabacterium cuenoti, the genomic window AATATCCCATTCATTTCTTTGAAACCCTCTAGCCATAGAAAAATATAAATCAATATTATTATGAATTACTGGAATAGAATGATAAGACTCTGGAATCACTCCCAACAATAAGGACATATCTAGAACATGATCATAAAAACTGAAATCATTGCATGGAATTAAATCTAAATTAGCCTCTTCTTGTAATTTCCAATTTTCCTCTCTTATTTTTTCCCCTACTTCAAATAAAGAATTAGAATCAATCTTATTTGACCAATAAGCTTCACTAGCTTTTTTTAACTCTCTTCGTATTCCTATACGAGGATACCCTAAATTATGTTTCAGCATAAAATAACTTTTATTGAAAATTTTATTTTCATATGTATGATATGATATAAATAAAAATTAATTAAATATCCAACAATTGATATAAATATTCTAAAATTTTTTTATCTAAAATAGAAAAATTTATATTTCTTCTGTTCATTACAATTTCAACAGTTTCACAAACTTTATTAAAAGAAATTCTTTTTTTCATTTGAATACCTCCTAAACAAAAAGAAGGAATATATCTGGAAGGAAATCCATATCCAAAAATACTATCACCAACACCTACAATCGTAGCTGTATTAAATTGAGTATTTATTGCTGATTTAGAATGATCTCCCATGATTATCCCAATAAATTGTAAATTAGTAGGAACAAAATCTTTTTTTTCATAATTCCAAATTGTTACTTTTTGATAATCATTTCTCAAATTAGAAATATTAGTTCCAGCACCTAAATTACACCATTCTCCTAAAATAGAATTTCCTAAAAATCCATCATGAACCTTATTAGAATAGGAAAAAATCACAGAATTGAAAATTTCTCCTCCTACTTTACAAAAAGCAGCTATTGTTGTACCTCCATATATTTTTGATCCCATATTTAATATAGTGTTATTTCCAATAGCTACTGGCCCTCTGATTATGGATCCTTCCATAATTTTAACTCCTTTTTCAATATATATGGGGCCAAGTTTAGCAT contains:
- a CDS encoding putative sugar nucleotidyl transferase; protein product: MNFILYDGIEWKKLFPITLTRPVSEIRLGLFTIKERWEKYIGKNVNHIMTQPFLSKKYSKKKYSFFENVFLINSSFLPNEELIKILLSLKENETIFFKEKMIAIKKNFFSEKEDLLPLYLNKCQKTYHVKRVIHIQYPWDIFINNETILKKDFMFFTKGKKSFSLLGKNYVLCKEEIFLEEDIKANNVVLNAKLGPIYIEKGVKIMEGSIIRGPVAIGNNTILNMGSKIYGGTTIAAFCKVGGEIFNSVIFSYSNKVHDGFLGNSILGEWCNLGAGTNISNLRNDYQKVTIWNYEKKDFVPTNLQFIGIIMGDHSKSAINTQFNTATIVGVGDSIFGYGFPSRYIPSFCLGGIQMKKRISFNKVCETVEIVMNRRNINFSILDKKILEYLYQLLDI